Proteins from one Mycobacterium sp. HUMS_12744610 genomic window:
- the argJ gene encoding bifunctional glutamate N-acetyltransferase/amino-acid acetyltransferase ArgJ has protein sequence MAGDPGPFGGRGGAVRLLREQGVTAPAGFRAAGIAAGIKASGARDLALVFNEGPDYAAAGVFTSNKVKAAPVLWSQQVLTTGRLRAVILNSGGANACTGPGGFQDTHATAEAVAAALSEWGTETGAIEVAVCSTGLIGDRLPMDRVLAGARDIVREMAGGLSGGDEAAQAIMTTDKVAKQVAVHHPDAWTVGGMAKGAGMLAPSLATMLCVLTTDAAVEPAALDTALRRATARTFDRLDVDGSCSTNDTVLLLASGASGIAPPQADLDEAVLRACDDLCAQLQADAEGVTKRVIVTVTGAASDDDALTVARLVARDSLVKTALFGSDPNWGRVLAAVGMAPVHLDPDRIAVSFNGSAVCVDSVGVPGAREVDLSVTDIDVTIDLAVGDGRAAVRTTDLSHAYVEENSAYSS, from the coding sequence CTGGCCGGAGACCCAGGGCCTTTCGGTGGTCGGGGTGGCGCCGTGAGGTTGCTGCGCGAGCAGGGCGTGACCGCCCCGGCCGGATTCCGGGCCGCCGGCATCGCCGCCGGTATCAAGGCGTCCGGGGCCCGCGACCTCGCGCTGGTCTTCAACGAGGGGCCCGACTATGCCGCCGCCGGTGTCTTCACCTCCAACAAAGTCAAGGCCGCGCCGGTGCTGTGGAGCCAGCAGGTGCTCACCACCGGCCGGCTGCGTGCGGTCATCCTCAACTCCGGCGGCGCCAACGCCTGCACCGGGCCGGGAGGCTTCCAGGACACCCACGCCACGGCGGAGGCCGTCGCGGCCGCGTTGTCGGAATGGGGGACCGAGACCGGGGCCATCGAGGTCGCGGTCTGCTCCACCGGCCTCATCGGCGACCGGTTGCCGATGGACAGGGTGCTCGCCGGGGCCCGCGACATCGTGCGCGAGATGGCCGGCGGCCTGTCCGGAGGCGACGAGGCCGCCCAGGCCATCATGACCACCGACAAGGTCGCCAAACAGGTTGCGGTGCATCACCCCGACGCCTGGACGGTCGGCGGGATGGCCAAGGGGGCGGGCATGCTCGCCCCATCGCTGGCCACCATGCTGTGCGTGCTCACCACCGACGCCGCCGTCGAGCCGGCGGCCCTCGACACCGCGCTGCGCCGCGCCACCGCGCGCACCTTCGACCGGCTCGACGTCGACGGCAGCTGCTCCACCAACGACACCGTGCTGCTGCTGGCCTCGGGGGCCAGCGGAATCGCCCCGCCCCAGGCCGATCTCGACGAGGCCGTGCTGCGGGCCTGTGACGACCTGTGCGCGCAGCTGCAGGCTGACGCCGAGGGTGTCACCAAACGCGTCATCGTCACCGTCACCGGGGCCGCCTCCGACGACGACGCGCTGACCGTCGCGCGCCTGGTAGCCCGCGACAGCCTGGTCAAAACCGCGCTGTTCGGGTCCGACCCCAACTGGGGCCGGGTGCTGGCAGCCGTCGGTATGGCGCCGGTCCACCTGGACCCCGACCGGATCGCCGTGTCGTTCAACGGTTCCGCGGTGTGCGTCGACAGCGTCGGGGTGCCCGGGGCGCGCGAGGTGGACCTGTCGGTCACCGACATCGACGTCACCATCGACCTCGCGGTCGGTGACGGGCGGGCCGCCGTCCGGACCACCGACCTCTCGCACGCCTATGTCGAAGAGAACTCGGCCTACAGCTCGTGA
- the argB gene encoding acetylglutamate kinase: MNVDTLPTQLKAEVLAEALPWLKQLHGKIVVVKYGGNAMIDDTLKHAFAADMAFLRNCGIHPVVVHGGGPQITAMLRRLGIAGDFKGGFRVTTPEVLDVARMVLFGQVGRELVNLVNAHGPYAVGVTGEDAQLFTAIRRSVNVDGVATDIGLVGDVAHVNTAALLDLIAARRIPVVSTLAPDEDGVVHNINSDTAAAALAEALGAEKLLVLTDIEGLYTRWPEKESLVSEIDTATLSQLLPTLEEGMIPKVEACLRAVTGGVPSAHIIDGRVEHCVLVELFTDAGTGTKVVRAGDDKRRGAIGKAAEERRR; this comes from the coding sequence GTGAACGTCGACACCCTGCCCACGCAGCTCAAGGCCGAGGTGCTGGCCGAGGCCCTACCGTGGCTCAAGCAACTGCACGGCAAGATCGTCGTGGTCAAATACGGCGGCAACGCCATGATCGACGACACGCTCAAACACGCCTTCGCCGCGGACATGGCCTTCCTGCGCAACTGCGGCATCCACCCGGTCGTCGTGCACGGCGGCGGCCCCCAGATCACGGCCATGCTGCGGCGCCTCGGCATCGCGGGCGACTTCAAGGGCGGATTCCGCGTCACCACACCGGAAGTGCTCGACGTGGCGCGGATGGTGTTGTTCGGGCAGGTCGGGCGCGAGCTGGTCAACCTCGTCAACGCGCACGGGCCCTATGCCGTCGGCGTGACCGGTGAGGACGCCCAGCTGTTCACCGCGATCCGGCGCAGCGTCAACGTCGACGGCGTGGCCACCGACATAGGCCTGGTCGGAGACGTCGCCCACGTCAACACAGCCGCATTGCTGGATCTCATTGCAGCGCGCCGCATCCCGGTGGTGTCGACGCTGGCGCCCGACGAGGACGGCGTGGTGCACAATATCAACTCCGACACCGCCGCCGCGGCGCTGGCCGAAGCCCTTGGGGCCGAAAAGCTTTTGGTGCTCACCGATATCGAGGGCCTGTACACGCGGTGGCCCGAGAAAGAATCGCTGGTCAGCGAAATCGACACCGCTACACTGTCGCAACTGCTACCCACGCTGGAGGAGGGCATGATCCCCAAGGTCGAGGCGTGTCTGCGGGCCGTCACCGGTGGCGTGCCCAGCGCCCACATCATCGACGGCCGGGTCGAACACTGTGTGTTGGTGGAGCTTTTCACCGACGCGGGCACCGGGACCAAGGTGGTGCGCGCCGGCGACGATAAGCGGCGCGGTGCGATCGGAAAAGCTGCGGAGGAGCGGCGCAGGTGA
- a CDS encoding acetylornithine transaminase, producing MTSVTDTATIRQRWEAVMMNNYGTPTVALARGDGATVTDVDGKTYLDLLAGIAVNVLGHRHPAVVEAVTQQMRTLGHTSNLYATEPGIALAEELVALLDAPAPARVFFCNSGAEANEAAFKLSRLTGRTKIVAAQGGFHGRTMGALALTGQPSKQAPFEPLPGHVTHVPYGDADALAAAVDDATAAVFLEPIMGEGGVVVPPAGYLPAAREITARHGALLAIDEVQTGMGRTGAFFAHQHDGITPDVVTLAKGLGGGLPIGACLAVGPAADLLTPGLHGSTFGGNPVCTAAALAVVRVLRDEDLVRHAEMMGKSLRHGIEALGHPLIDHVRGRGLLLGVALSAPRAKEAEAAAREAGFLINAPAPDVLRLAPPLIITEAQADSFVAALPGILDAAGTPA from the coding sequence GTGACAAGCGTGACGGACACGGCCACAATTCGGCAGCGGTGGGAAGCCGTGATGATGAACAACTACGGCACCCCGACCGTCGCCCTGGCCCGCGGTGACGGCGCCACGGTCACCGACGTGGACGGCAAGACCTACCTGGACCTGCTCGCCGGCATCGCGGTCAACGTCCTGGGCCATCGGCACCCCGCGGTCGTGGAGGCCGTCACGCAGCAGATGCGGACATTGGGCCACACCTCGAACCTCTACGCCACCGAACCCGGCATCGCGCTCGCCGAGGAACTGGTCGCCCTGCTCGACGCGCCCGCGCCGGCCCGGGTGTTCTTCTGCAACTCCGGCGCCGAGGCCAACGAGGCGGCCTTCAAGCTGTCCCGGCTCACCGGGCGCACCAAAATTGTTGCTGCACAAGGTGGTTTCCACGGCCGGACGATGGGGGCGCTGGCGCTGACGGGCCAGCCGAGCAAGCAGGCGCCGTTCGAGCCGCTGCCCGGCCACGTCACCCACGTGCCCTACGGGGACGCCGACGCGCTGGCCGCCGCGGTCGACGACGCCACGGCCGCAGTGTTCCTCGAACCGATCATGGGGGAGGGCGGCGTCGTCGTCCCGCCCGCCGGCTATTTGCCCGCCGCGCGCGAGATCACCGCGCGGCACGGCGCGCTGCTGGCCATCGACGAGGTGCAGACCGGAATGGGCCGCACCGGGGCGTTTTTCGCCCACCAGCACGACGGCATCACCCCCGACGTGGTGACGCTGGCCAAAGGGCTCGGCGGCGGCCTGCCCATCGGCGCGTGCCTGGCCGTCGGACCGGCCGCCGACCTGCTGACGCCGGGACTGCACGGCAGCACCTTCGGCGGCAACCCGGTCTGCACCGCGGCGGCGCTGGCGGTGGTGCGGGTGCTCCGGGACGAGGACCTGGTCCGGCACGCCGAGATGATGGGCAAGTCGCTGCGCCACGGCATCGAGGCGCTCGGGCACCCGCTGATCGACCACGTGCGCGGCCGCGGGCTGCTGCTGGGCGTCGCGCTGAGCGCGCCGCGCGCCAAGGAGGCCGAGGCCGCCGCCCGCGAGGCCGGGTTCCTCATCAACGCCCCGGCGCCCGACGTGCTGCGGCTGGCGCCGCCGCTGATCATCACCGAAGCCCAGGCCGACAGCTTCGTCGCCGCGCTGCCGGGCATCCTGGACGCGGCAGGGACGCCGGCATGA